A single window of Zea mays cultivar B73 chromosome 10, Zm-B73-REFERENCE-NAM-5.0, whole genome shotgun sequence DNA harbors:
- the LOC100280846 gene encoding WUSCHEL-related homeobox 11 (The RefSeq protein has 1 substitution compared to this genomic sequence): MGSHSHLGQALQAHHHHHHHHRGGECEPATAAAARSRWAPKPEQILILESIFNSGMVNPAKDETARIRRLLERFGAVRDANVFYWFQNRRSRSRRRARQLQQQQAGSGPQHPTAAAAAGHVHGANANDGVSLYAMHRHAGQQQQARAAGLPAVAPVVLPPAAVASSPRFFGDEIDTDGGDDLFAISRQMGLMSRGGEQHGCGYVANNDASQSHLLSYQPTGTATTAAAAYIQVSINGVVYEVPGAGALLDLAGTFGRDAMLVHSSGEILPVNENGVLMKSLQMGECYYLVSKST, encoded by the exons ATGGGCTCCCACTCCCACCTCGGCCAAGCACTACaagcccaccaccaccaccaccaccaccaccgcggcGGCGAGTGCGAGccagcgacggcggcggcggcgaggtcgCGGTGGGCGCCCAAGCCGGAGCAGATCCTGATcctggagtccatcttcaacagcGGCATGGTGAACCCGGCCAAGGACGAGACGGCGCGCATCCGCCGCCTGCTCGAGCGCTTCGGCGCCGTCCGCGACGCCAACGTCTTCTACTGGTTCCAGAACCGCCGGTCCCGGTCGCGGCGCCGCGCCCGCCagctgcagcagcagcaggccggcTCGGGCCCGCAGCACCCAACCGCCGCCGCAGCCGCCGGCCACGTCCACGGCGCCAACGCCAACGACGGCGTGTCACTCTACGCCATGCACGGGCACGCTGGCCAGCAGCAGCAGGCGCGCGCCGCCGGCCTGCCCGCGGTCGCGCCGGTGGTGCTGCCGCCTGCCGCCGTCGCGTCGTCGCCCCGCTTCTTCGGCGACGAAATCGATACTGACGGCGGGGACGACCTCTTCGCCATCTCCCGGCAAATGGGGCTCATGTCGCGCGGCGGCGAGCAGCATGGTTGCGGCTACGTGGCTAACAACGACGCCTCCCAGTCCCACCTGCTGAGCTACCAACCAACTG GGAcggcgacgacggcggcggcggcgtataTCCAGGTGTCCATCAACGGCGTGGTGTACGAGGTGCCAGGCGCCGGGGCATTGCTGGACTTGGCAGGCACGTTCGGGCGCGATGCGATGCTGGTCCACTCCTCCGGCGAGATCCTACCGGTGAACGAGAACGGCGTCCTCATGAAGAGCTTGCAGATGGGGGAATGCTACTACCTG GTTTCGAAATCTACTTAA